Within Candidatus Hydrogenedentota bacterium, the genomic segment CTCTAAAATCGCTGCTGTCCGGGCTTGTTCGTGGGCGGCCTGATCGGCGATGCCTTCGAAGCCTACCAACATGAGGCAAAAGCCCATGGGCCCGTTTTCCGCCACCTCAGCGCCGCCGTGAAGCACACTATAGAAAAAGGTCTCGTTGGCGTCGGAGAGGCGTATCATGGCCGTATGCACCCCTTCTTGGAGCAGGGCGCGGGCACCCTGCAGTCCCCTTTCAAAGTCTTGAAAAAAATAGGCACGGTAGGCTTTCGTTTCCGGCAGGGGCGACAAACGAATCCAAGCGTCTGTGATGATGCCGAAGGCGCCCTCTGATCCGGGCAGTAAATCGCGCAACTGCGGCCCTGCGGCGGATTTGGGGAAATGCTCGGTCGTCCACAGACCGAGGGGTGTGGCTATCTGTGCGGCAATAAACCAATCTTCCGCTTTCCCGTAGCGGTTGGACTGGTGTCCCGCCCCACGCGAGGCGATCCAACCGCCTAAGGTGGAGTATTCGAAAGACTGGGGATAATGTCCCAGGGTGAGCCCTTCCGCTTGGAGCGCTGCCTCCAACGCCGGGCCGTAGATGCCCGCTTGTACATGGGCGGTCATAGTTGTTTTGTCGATGGTCAGCACTTGGTTCATACACGCCATATCTACGGTGATGACGGCGTGCTGTGTTTGCGTATGGAGGGGTGTGACGC encodes:
- a CDS encoding FAD-binding oxidoreductase, yielding MFYPKTAAEVEQLVAYAVEHRVALIPYGGGSSVVGGVTPLHTQTQHAVITVDMACMNQVLTIDKTTMTAHVQAGIYGPALEAALQAEGLTLGHYPQSFEYSTLGGWIASRGAGHQSNRYGKAEDWFIAAQIATPLGLWTTEHFPKSAAGPQLRDLLPGSEGAFGIITDAWIRLSPLPETKAYRAYFFQDFERGLQGARALLQEGVHTAMIRLSDANETFFYSVLHGGAEVAENGPMGFCLMLVGFEGIADQAAHEQARTAAILERCGGADMGSGFGELWLNTRFETPYLRDPMMDHGLGVDTMETAIDWARLPRLHERASAALEKALAENNPNPGAPGIAMAHLSHSYSHGASLYFTVVFPRKTDAEVAQWLAIKKAVSDAIVENGGTISHHHGVGTDHLPWLAAEKGILGIELLQAVKAKVDPHYIMNPGKLLEMP